The following proteins are co-located in the Streptomyces sp. NBC_01198 genome:
- a CDS encoding N-acetylmuramoyl-L-alanine amidase — protein sequence MGATLVVAGCVAAPVALAGTGGTDSGSGPSGEQQDFAFAAQESGVPEPVLMAVAYEESQWDVHQGHNTGGGYGLMNLTDVTPSMVAGGGAGAAGRSDLASLAADPSLHTLTAAADLIGVPAQQVRTGRRDNIRAAAALLASYEKKLQGSTPDSPAGWYAAVAQYSGSSDQAAAQDFADRVFATMKSGAERTTAAGQRVDLASQPSLTPDTSHLASLHLKKTSSSGTDCPVGMDCQPAPAATTNYQVANRPADGMKVDYIVIHDTESSYQAAINTFQSPASGDAANYVMRSSDGAVTQSVADKDLAFHAGNYWFNMHSIGVEHEAYAAHGASWYTQVQYQKTADLVKYLAKKYDITLDREHIIGHDNVPGPVDSYVSGMHWDPGPYWDWNKFMAMLGAPTDDARHGVGPVGTAVTIAPAFGSNAQTVNVCPADDPTGATTACTDQTAPSNFLYVRTAPSATAPLVNDPYVHADGSAGTDEISDWSSTVSAGQQFVVAGQQGDWTSIWYGGQQVWFDNPHGVNTVRAKHVKVLRTAGTTSAPLFGEAYPDASEYPANLSPDVAPAFSKYAFPAGQEYVATEKPAQRDDFYPANGTTRPTETYIPGAGEVYTIQYNHRVALVNASDVAAG from the coding sequence GTGGGTGCCACGCTGGTCGTGGCCGGATGTGTGGCCGCGCCGGTGGCGTTGGCGGGCACGGGCGGGACCGACTCGGGGTCGGGTCCGTCGGGTGAGCAGCAGGACTTCGCCTTCGCGGCGCAGGAGTCCGGAGTGCCGGAGCCGGTGCTGATGGCTGTCGCGTACGAGGAGTCCCAGTGGGACGTCCACCAGGGCCACAACACCGGTGGCGGATACGGCCTGATGAACCTGACGGACGTGACGCCGTCGATGGTGGCGGGCGGTGGCGCCGGCGCGGCCGGCCGCTCCGACCTGGCGTCGCTGGCGGCCGACCCGTCGTTGCACACGCTGACCGCGGCGGCCGACCTGATCGGCGTGCCCGCGCAGCAGGTGCGGACCGGCAGGCGGGACAACATCCGTGCCGCGGCGGCGCTGCTGGCGTCGTACGAGAAGAAGCTCCAGGGGAGCACCCCGGACAGCCCGGCCGGCTGGTACGCGGCGGTGGCGCAGTACAGCGGGTCCTCGGACCAGGCGGCTGCGCAGGACTTCGCCGACCGGGTGTTCGCGACGATGAAGTCCGGCGCCGAGCGCACCACCGCCGCGGGGCAGCGGGTGGACCTGGCGTCGCAGCCCTCGCTGACGCCGGACACCAGCCACCTGGCGTCGCTGCACCTGAAGAAGACGTCCTCCTCGGGCACCGACTGCCCGGTGGGCATGGACTGCCAGCCGGCGCCGGCCGCGACGACCAACTACCAGGTCGCCAACCGCCCGGCTGACGGGATGAAGGTCGACTACATCGTCATCCACGACACCGAGTCGTCCTACCAGGCCGCCATCAACACCTTCCAGAGCCCGGCGAGCGGGGACGCGGCGAACTACGTGATGCGGTCCTCCGACGGCGCGGTGACGCAGTCGGTGGCCGACAAGGACCTGGCCTTCCACGCGGGCAACTACTGGTTCAACATGCACTCGATCGGCGTCGAGCACGAGGCCTACGCGGCCCACGGCGCCAGCTGGTACACGCAGGTGCAGTACCAGAAGACGGCCGACCTGGTGAAGTACCTGGCGAAGAAGTACGACATCACCCTGGACCGCGAGCACATCATCGGCCACGACAACGTGCCGGGCCCGGTCGACTCGTACGTCTCCGGCATGCACTGGGACCCGGGACCGTACTGGGACTGGAACAAGTTCATGGCGATGCTGGGCGCGCCGACGGACGACGCCCGGCACGGCGTGGGCCCGGTCGGCACCGCGGTGACCATCGCACCGGCCTTCGGGTCCAACGCGCAGACGGTGAACGTCTGCCCGGCAGACGACCCGACCGGCGCGACGACCGCGTGCACCGACCAGACCGCCCCGTCGAACTTCCTCTACGTGCGCACCGCGCCCAGCGCCACCGCGCCGCTGGTGAACGACCCCTACGTGCACGCCGACGGATCGGCCGGCACCGACGAGATCAGCGACTGGAGCTCGACGGTCTCCGCGGGCCAGCAGTTCGTGGTCGCCGGCCAGCAGGGCGACTGGACGTCCATCTGGTACGGCGGCCAGCAGGTCTGGTTCGACAACCCGCACGGCGTGAACACCGTCCGGGCCAAGCACGTCAAGGTGCTCAGGACGGCCGGCACCACGTCCGCGCCGCTGTTCGGCGAGGCGTACCCGGACGCGTCGGAGTACCCCGCGAACCTCTCGCCGGACGTGGCACCCGCGTTCAGCAAGTACGCCTTCCCCGCCGGACAGGAGTACGTGGCCACCGAGAAGCCGGCCCAGCGGGACGACTTCTACCCGGCCAACGGCACCACCCGTCCCACCGAGACCTACATCCCGGGCGCCGGCGAGGTGTACACGATCCAGTACAACCACCGCGTGGCCCTGGTCAACGCCTCGGACGTCGCGGCGGGCTGA
- a CDS encoding response regulator transcription factor, with product MVAEDDAKQAELVRRYLEHEGHTVTVVEDGRAALDGVRRSEPDLLVLDVMMPRTDGLDVLRILRAERRELPVLVLTARSTEDDLLLGLDLGADDYVTKPFSPRELTARIRTLLRRRGPAGPGAGAAATSADDQTLSVGALTIDPARHEVSVAGRPVDCTPGEFRILAAMAAEPDRVFSRQRLLAELHGFEKYIGDRSVDVHIMHLRRKIEPAPQQPTRLLTVFGVGYKLTDPARNARRASS from the coding sequence ATGGTGGCCGAGGACGATGCGAAGCAGGCTGAGCTGGTGCGCCGTTACCTGGAGCACGAGGGGCACACGGTCACGGTCGTCGAGGACGGCCGGGCGGCGCTCGACGGCGTACGGCGCAGCGAGCCCGACCTGCTCGTCCTCGATGTGATGATGCCCAGAACCGACGGCCTCGACGTCCTGCGGATCCTGCGCGCCGAGCGCCGGGAACTGCCGGTGCTGGTCCTCACCGCCCGCAGCACCGAGGACGATCTGCTGCTCGGCCTCGACCTCGGCGCCGACGACTACGTGACCAAGCCCTTCAGCCCGCGCGAGCTGACCGCCAGGATCCGGACGCTGCTGCGCCGCCGCGGTCCCGCCGGGCCCGGGGCGGGGGCGGCAGCCACGTCCGCCGACGACCAGACGCTGTCGGTGGGCGCGCTGACGATCGATCCGGCCCGGCACGAGGTGTCGGTGGCCGGGCGGCCGGTGGACTGCACGCCCGGCGAGTTCCGCATCCTCGCGGCGATGGCCGCCGAGCCCGACCGGGTCTTCAGCAGGCAGCGCCTGCTGGCCGAGCTGCACGGCTTCGAGAAGTACATCGGGGACCGCAGCGTCGACGTGCACATCATGCATCTGCGCAGGAAGATCGAGCCCGCGCCGCAGCAACCAACCAGGCTGCTCACCGTTTTCGGCGTCGGCTACAAGCTGACGGACCCCGCGAGGAACGCACGCCGTGCGTCGTCGTGA
- a CDS encoding sensor histidine kinase — protein MRRRDARARLPLRRSLLGRLLTVSALVASCSVAATAWLAVQTTSGAIRQEQGQNLSADAEIYNALTGYAATHPDWDGVGATVRKLARQSQRRIALTTQARGPIFDSAADGPGSAAADPLPAQSSAVIDPLSVDTALLPDAASTGADRVDPRAVGPFSLPASERARLRRAAAESVACLNRSGIAADVVAGASGRPRVQFVSDPADSYQADKCRDSEADAPTATEKRALRALDQLADACLERQGRTGVTLKLNPDLSWDRGFGRPAAGQEPTAVAAADGRGDAVKKAAADQRVAAARAAKERADGDVRPLTEPVPETRSSGDDRAIASCVDSARREQLTAYVAAPALLFIDSPAAVSVPGFDLSPSNTARIAGATAVVLLLTVGASVIAGVRLVRPLHALTGAAQRMRDGLASEPVPVGADNEIGRLAAAFNDMAQHRARLEEQRKVMASDVAHELRTPLSNIRGWLEAAQDGLAEPDPAFVASLLEEAVQLQHIIDDLQDLAAAEAGALRLHVEPVRLDDLLGQVAAAHQARAESAGVSLAVPPPAPGAPRPPLFDADPVRLRQAVSNLVSNAVLHTPPGGTVTLRAYATAPADEADGKARAADRAPGGIALEVADTGSGIPAEDLAHVFDRFWRAEKSRNRSTGGSGLGLAIVLKIAEAHGGTAGVVSTVGQGSVFTVALPGGGRTGGARQVADPAAPAGPGEAGETEETGESSVRP, from the coding sequence GTGCGTCGTCGTGACGCGCGGGCCCGGCTGCCGCTGCGCAGGAGCCTGCTCGGGCGGCTGCTGACCGTCTCGGCGCTGGTCGCCTCCTGCTCGGTCGCCGCCACCGCCTGGCTCGCCGTGCAGACGACCTCGGGCGCGATACGCCAGGAGCAGGGCCAGAACCTCAGCGCCGACGCCGAGATCTACAACGCCCTGACCGGGTACGCGGCCACGCACCCCGACTGGGACGGCGTCGGCGCCACCGTACGGAAGCTGGCCCGGCAGTCCCAGCGCCGGATCGCGCTGACCACCCAGGCCCGCGGTCCGATCTTCGACTCGGCGGCCGACGGGCCCGGTTCGGCCGCCGCTGACCCGCTGCCCGCGCAGTCCTCGGCCGTCATCGACCCGCTGTCCGTCGACACCGCGCTGCTGCCCGACGCCGCCTCCACCGGTGCCGACCGCGTCGATCCGCGTGCCGTCGGCCCGTTCTCGCTGCCCGCGAGCGAACGCGCGCGGCTGCGGCGGGCCGCCGCGGAGAGCGTGGCGTGCCTGAACCGTTCGGGCATCGCGGCGGACGTCGTCGCGGGCGCGAGCGGCCGCCCCCGGGTCCAGTTCGTCAGCGACCCCGCCGACAGCTACCAGGCCGACAAGTGCAGGGACTCCGAGGCGGACGCCCCCACCGCGACCGAGAAGCGGGCGCTGCGCGCTCTGGACCAGCTCGCGGACGCCTGCCTGGAACGCCAGGGCCGCACCGGCGTGACGCTGAAGCTGAACCCGGACCTGTCCTGGGACCGGGGATTCGGCCGGCCGGCCGCCGGTCAGGAGCCCACCGCCGTCGCGGCGGCCGACGGCCGGGGGGACGCGGTCAAGAAGGCGGCAGCCGATCAGCGGGTGGCGGCCGCGCGGGCGGCCAAGGAGCGCGCCGACGGTGATGTCCGGCCGCTCACCGAACCCGTGCCGGAGACCCGCAGCAGCGGGGACGACCGGGCCATCGCCTCCTGCGTCGACAGCGCCCGCCGCGAACAGCTCACCGCCTATGTCGCCGCGCCCGCGCTGCTGTTCATCGACTCCCCCGCCGCCGTCAGCGTGCCGGGGTTCGACCTCTCGCCGTCGAACACCGCCCGCATCGCCGGTGCCACCGCGGTCGTGCTGCTGCTCACCGTCGGCGCCTCCGTGATCGCCGGGGTCCGGCTCGTCCGCCCGCTGCACGCCCTGACCGGCGCCGCCCAGCGGATGCGCGACGGCCTGGCGTCGGAGCCCGTACCGGTCGGCGCGGACAACGAGATCGGGCGGCTGGCGGCGGCCTTCAACGACATGGCCCAGCACCGCGCCCGGCTGGAGGAGCAGCGCAAGGTCATGGCCAGCGACGTCGCCCACGAGCTGCGCACACCGCTGAGCAACATCCGCGGCTGGCTGGAGGCGGCGCAGGACGGACTGGCCGAGCCCGACCCGGCCTTCGTCGCCTCGCTGCTGGAGGAGGCCGTGCAGTTGCAGCACATCATCGACGACCTCCAGGACCTGGCGGCCGCGGAAGCGGGCGCGCTGCGCCTGCACGTGGAGCCGGTACGCCTCGACGACCTCCTCGGCCAGGTCGCCGCCGCACACCAGGCGCGGGCCGAGTCCGCGGGCGTCTCGCTCGCCGTCCCGCCGCCCGCACCCGGCGCCCCGCGGCCGCCGCTGTTCGACGCCGACCCGGTCCGGCTGCGCCAGGCCGTGAGCAACCTGGTCTCCAACGCCGTGCTGCACACCCCGCCCGGCGGCACGGTGACGCTGCGCGCGTACGCCACCGCTCCGGCGGACGAGGCCGACGGGAAGGCGCGCGCGGCGGACCGGGCGCCCGGGGGAATCGCCCTGGAGGTGGCCGACACCGGCAGCGGCATACCGGCGGAGGACCTCGCCCATGTCTTCGACCGCTTCTGGCGGGCGGAGAAGTCCCGCAACCGGAGCACCGGCGGCAGCGGCCTCGGGCTGGCGATCGTCCTCAAGATCGCCGAGGCCCACGGCGGCACGGCGGGCGTGGTGAGCACGGTGGGGCAGGGCTCGGTGTTCACCGTGGCGCTGCCGGGCGGGGGCCGGACGGGCGGTGCGCGGCAGGTCGCGGACCCGGCCGCGCCCGCCGGACCGGGGGAGGCCGGGGAGACAGAGGAGACCGGGGAATCCTCCGTGCGGCCGTGA
- a CDS encoding sortase-dependent protein, with translation MSRHLRLRVAVLTAVAAGAVLVPASAALASGSTPSPSASATATASAQKSDRSPAAVKRAQDARAKAAAAAKAGKGAPRGGVAAGEAPAAGSGSSSTGTLVAAAGGALLLAGAGTVVLRRRAADRRNG, from the coding sequence ATGTCCCGCCATCTCCGCCTGCGCGTCGCTGTCCTGACCGCCGTCGCAGCCGGCGCCGTACTCGTCCCGGCGAGCGCGGCCCTCGCATCCGGCTCGACGCCGTCTCCTTCGGCGTCCGCCACCGCCACGGCTTCTGCGCAGAAGTCGGACCGCAGCCCGGCCGCCGTGAAGAGGGCCCAGGACGCCAGGGCCAAGGCCGCAGCAGCGGCCAAGGCAGGCAAGGGCGCGCCGCGCGGCGGCGTCGCCGCCGGCGAGGCACCGGCCGCCGGCTCCGGCAGCAGCAGCACCGGCACCCTTGTCGCCGCCGCGGGCGGCGCCCTGCTGCTCGCGGGCGCCGGCACCGTCGTCCTGCGCCGCCGCGCCGCCGACCGCCGCAACGGCTGA
- a CDS encoding class F sortase, translating to MSPAQPPPVRRRRPRPATGWLALAVPAVLALLAGCSSAHGAAAPVAPTGTVAAAAASGPTAGTPKRQPAAAPVRVSIPSVGISAPLMKLGLQADGTVQVPPPDKGMTAGWYTGNPVPGETGAAVIIGHNSTRFGKAVFHDLKDIAKGADITVTDTRGKSRHFTVTATESVSKQSFPTRKVYGPTGGRALRLITCDGAFDADGHPVNNLIVYATLD from the coding sequence GTGTCCCCTGCCCAGCCTCCTCCGGTACGGCGCCGGCGCCCCCGGCCGGCCACCGGGTGGCTCGCCCTCGCCGTCCCCGCGGTCCTCGCCCTGCTCGCCGGCTGCTCGTCCGCTCACGGAGCGGCCGCTCCGGTGGCACCGACGGGCACGGTGGCCGCCGCCGCGGCCAGCGGCCCCACGGCCGGCACCCCGAAGCGGCAGCCCGCGGCGGCCCCCGTGAGGGTGTCCATCCCCTCGGTCGGGATCTCCGCCCCGCTGATGAAGCTCGGCCTCCAGGCGGACGGAACCGTCCAGGTCCCGCCGCCCGACAAGGGGATGACCGCCGGCTGGTACACCGGCAACCCGGTGCCGGGCGAGACCGGGGCGGCCGTCATCATCGGCCACAACTCCACCCGCTTCGGCAAGGCCGTCTTCCACGACCTGAAGGACATCGCCAAGGGAGCGGACATCACCGTCACCGACACCCGCGGCAAGTCCAGGCACTTCACGGTGACGGCCACCGAGAGCGTCAGCAAGCAGTCCTTCCCCACCCGGAAGGTCTACGGCCCGACCGGCGGCCGCGCCCTGCGGCTGATCACCTGCGACGGAGCCTTCGACGCCGACGGCCACCCGGTGAACAACCTCATCGTCTACGCGACGCTCGACTGA
- a CDS encoding ATP-binding SpoIIE family protein phosphatase — MDDVDRVLDKVHAVLEHGHETVQEAAEEVGWTAAGAQAPGAAEEWRTVPGRVLRSSTGWVDPRTGGDEDDGAGLSPTTPDNPSARRDASARLALTQRSAGDRHRYVGAATRRISRGLDLDEIILGLCRSAVPTFADAIAVYLRDPIPVGDERPHGPLLMRLRRQEGWPVEPGEDGDGWRPLQPTVLGTSGTCAVRSGGPLSEVLRGVRPVLTASPAAADALAELLGFPPERAGLPTGRRALLAPLRGRRRVIGAVVLLRSTERPAFESDDLLVAAQLATQTALGVDKSLLYGREGYIADALQRQMLPDSLPQTTGVQLASRYLPAAESARVGGDWYDAIPLPGSRVALVVGDVMGHSMTSAAIMGQLRTTVQTLAGLDLAPQEVLYHLDEQAQRLGQDRMATCVYAVYDPIAHRLVVANAGHPPPVLLHADGRAEVLRVPPGAPIGVGGVPFEAVELPAPAGATLLLYTDGLVESRIQDVWGGIELLRERLQSAASVVSPPPLEPLCDEVLDVLGPGDRDDDIALLAARFDGIAPSDVAYWFLEPQDQTPGRARRLVRQALRRWDLEDQLDAAELLVSEIVTNAVRYADRPITLRLLRTDVLRCEVGDDAPLLPRMRLSTPQDEGGRGLYIVNQVAQRWGATRLGAGKVVWFELPLG; from the coding sequence ATGGACGACGTGGATCGCGTGCTCGACAAGGTCCACGCGGTCCTTGAGCACGGCCACGAGACCGTTCAGGAGGCCGCCGAGGAGGTGGGCTGGACCGCCGCCGGCGCGCAGGCGCCGGGTGCCGCCGAGGAGTGGCGTACGGTGCCGGGCCGGGTGCTCCGCAGCAGCACGGGGTGGGTCGACCCCCGTACGGGCGGCGACGAGGACGACGGTGCCGGATTGTCGCCAACAACCCCTGACAACCCCTCGGCCAGGCGTGACGCATCGGCCCGGCTGGCGCTGACGCAGCGCTCCGCCGGGGACCGGCACCGCTACGTGGGCGCGGCGACCCGGCGGATCTCGCGCGGCCTGGACCTGGACGAGATCATCCTGGGCCTGTGCCGCTCCGCCGTGCCGACCTTCGCCGACGCCATCGCGGTGTATCTGCGTGACCCCATCCCGGTCGGCGACGAACGACCCCACGGTCCGCTTCTCATGCGACTGCGCCGCCAGGAAGGCTGGCCCGTGGAGCCGGGGGAGGACGGCGACGGGTGGCGGCCGCTGCAGCCGACCGTCCTGGGGACGTCGGGGACCTGCGCGGTCCGGTCGGGCGGACCGCTGTCGGAGGTGCTGCGGGGGGTGCGTCCGGTGCTCACGGCGTCACCGGCCGCGGCGGACGCCCTCGCCGAGCTGCTGGGCTTCCCGCCGGAACGGGCCGGGCTGCCCACCGGGCGGCGGGCGTTGCTGGCCCCGCTGCGCGGCCGGCGCCGGGTGATCGGAGCGGTGGTGCTGCTGCGGAGCACGGAACGGCCGGCGTTCGAGTCCGACGACCTGCTGGTGGCGGCCCAGCTGGCGACCCAGACGGCGCTGGGCGTGGACAAGTCGCTCCTGTACGGCCGTGAGGGATACATCGCCGACGCGCTCCAGCGTCAGATGCTGCCGGATTCCCTGCCGCAGACCACCGGTGTCCAGCTGGCCAGCCGCTATCTGCCGGCCGCGGAGTCCGCGCGGGTCGGCGGCGACTGGTACGACGCGATCCCGCTGCCCGGCAGCCGGGTGGCGCTGGTGGTCGGCGACGTGATGGGCCACTCGATGACGTCGGCGGCGATCATGGGCCAGCTGCGTACGACCGTGCAGACCCTGGCGGGCCTGGATCTGGCGCCGCAGGAGGTGCTCTACCACCTGGACGAGCAGGCACAGCGGCTGGGCCAGGACCGGATGGCGACGTGCGTCTACGCCGTCTACGACCCGATCGCCCATCGGCTGGTGGTGGCCAACGCCGGGCACCCGCCGCCGGTGCTGCTGCACGCCGACGGGCGCGCGGAGGTGCTGCGGGTGCCGCCTGGCGCCCCGATCGGCGTCGGCGGGGTGCCCTTCGAGGCCGTCGAACTGCCCGCGCCGGCCGGGGCCACGCTGCTGCTGTACACCGACGGCCTGGTCGAGTCCCGCATCCAGGACGTGTGGGGCGGCATCGAGCTGCTGCGGGAGCGGCTGCAGAGCGCGGCTTCCGTGGTCTCGCCGCCGCCGCTCGAGCCGTTGTGCGACGAGGTGCTTGACGTCCTCGGGCCCGGCGACCGGGACGACGACATCGCGCTGCTGGCCGCCCGTTTCGACGGGATCGCGCCGAGCGATGTCGCCTACTGGTTCCTTGAGCCGCAGGACCAGACCCCGGGCCGGGCGCGCCGGCTGGTCCGCCAGGCGCTGCGCCGCTGGGACCTGGAGGACCAACTGGACGCGGCGGAACTGCTGGTCAGCGAGATCGTCACCAACGCGGTGCGGTACGCGGACCGGCCGATCACCCTGCGGCTGCTGCGCACCGACGTGCTGCGCTGCGAAGTCGGTGACGACGCCCCGCTGCTCCCCCGGATGCGGCTGTCCACGCCGCAGGACGAGGGAGGACGGGGCCTCTACATCGTGAACCAGGTGGCGCAGCGCTGGGGGGCGACCCGCCTGGGCGCGGGCAAGGTCGTCTGGTTCGAACTGCCGCTGGGCTGA
- a CDS encoding dTMP kinase, translating to MLTPGTGLLGRARGVQQALLVALLLIPLLIVTMALVPALIVLPFLKSRGAQVRSLVNQLTTWTRALLTNSADR from the coding sequence ATGCTCACCCCCGGAACCGGCCTCCTCGGCCGCGCCCGAGGCGTCCAGCAAGCCCTCCTCGTGGCGCTGCTCCTGATCCCCCTGCTCATCGTCACGATGGCCCTGGTCCCGGCCTTGATCGTGCTGCCGTTCCTGAAGTCCCGCGGCGCACAGGTCCGTTCCCTGGTCAACCAGCTGACGACATGGACGCGAGCGCTGCTCACCAACAGCGCCGACCGCTGA
- a CDS encoding MBL fold metallo-hydrolase, with protein sequence MGTDVSLIDFTGRVQRNAGLDVRWIHGSPSAKHNTDPDIQVHAYDEHTFVLRQNIAVHFEAPFLYLLFGNASAVLIDTGATASAEYFPVRRVVDELVAGWLARHPREDYRLLVLHTHAHGDHIAGDGQFAGRPGTTVVAADLRTAWAYFGFHDDPGAVARVDLGGRTLECLATPGHHEAAVTFYDPWTGFLLTGDTVYPGRLYIQDRQAFTRTIARLIDFSARRPVTHVLGCHIEMTRTPGVDHPIRTVHHPDEPPLQLTTHHLREIATALATTADRPGRYAFPLFILCLDT encoded by the coding sequence GTGGGCACCGACGTGTCGCTGATCGACTTCACCGGCCGGGTCCAGCGGAACGCCGGGCTCGACGTCCGGTGGATCCACGGGTCGCCGTCGGCCAAGCACAACACCGACCCCGACATCCAGGTCCACGCCTACGACGAGCACACCTTCGTCCTGCGGCAGAACATCGCGGTCCACTTCGAGGCGCCCTTCCTCTACCTGCTGTTCGGGAACGCCTCCGCGGTGCTGATCGACACCGGCGCCACGGCGAGCGCGGAGTACTTCCCCGTGCGCCGCGTGGTCGACGAGCTGGTCGCGGGGTGGCTCGCCCGCCACCCCCGGGAGGACTACCGCCTCCTGGTGCTGCACACCCACGCGCACGGCGACCACATCGCGGGCGACGGGCAGTTCGCCGGCCGCCCCGGCACCACGGTCGTCGCCGCCGACCTGCGCACCGCCTGGGCGTACTTCGGCTTCCACGACGACCCCGGCGCCGTGGCCCGCGTCGACCTGGGCGGCCGGACCCTGGAGTGCCTGGCCACCCCCGGCCACCACGAGGCCGCGGTCACCTTCTACGACCCCTGGACGGGATTCCTCCTCACCGGCGACACGGTCTACCCCGGCCGCCTCTACATCCAGGACCGCCAGGCCTTCACGCGGACGATCGCCCGCCTGATCGACTTCAGCGCCCGCCGCCCGGTGACCCACGTGCTGGGCTGCCACATCGAGATGACCCGCACCCCCGGCGTGGACCACCCCATCCGCACGGTCCACCACCCCGACGAGCCCCCGCTGCAGCTGACCACGCACCACCTGCGCGAGATCGCCACGGCCCTGGCCACGACCGCGGACCGCCCCGGCCGCTACGCCTTCCCGCTTTTCATCCTGTGCCTCGACACATGA
- a CDS encoding SgcJ/EcaC family oxidoreductase, translating to MTMTRADDEAAIKGVLEGVYKAWDAGDADAFVAEYRDDATAILPGSYRRSKEEVRASMAAGFATFLKGSTTVDTLDSIRFLGESAAVVVSETAVRFPGETEVPAGRTVYATWVLEKRDGGWLLVSYQNSPAAPAA from the coding sequence ATGACCATGACCCGAGCGGACGACGAGGCCGCCATCAAGGGTGTGCTGGAAGGCGTCTACAAGGCCTGGGACGCCGGCGACGCCGACGCCTTCGTCGCGGAATACCGGGACGACGCCACCGCGATCCTGCCCGGCTCCTACCGCAGGTCGAAGGAGGAGGTCCGGGCGAGCATGGCCGCGGGCTTCGCGACCTTCCTCAAGGGCAGCACCACCGTCGACACCCTGGACAGCATCCGCTTCCTGGGCGAGTCCGCCGCGGTCGTGGTGAGCGAGACCGCCGTCAGGTTCCCGGGCGAGACCGAGGTCCCCGCCGGACGCACGGTCTACGCGACCTGGGTGCTGGAGAAGCGCGACGGCGGCTGGCTGCTGGTGTCCTACCAGAACAGCCCGGCCGCGCCGGCGGCCTGA